The genomic interval TCGATTTGATGTACGCTActatctaatattttataaactatattatacgtttagttgatttttatacaattttaggAAAGAGGATtatgtattaatacattttttttgccaATACACCTGGTAAtgtctctttttttaaatagtgagaaattatttctttacaatcatAGACAATAATTGAACGTGAGATTATAAACACTTGcctatttttttacaacttaTAGAAACTCTGTAACTGTGTCTATTAGAAATGAAACGATTGTGTgtgaaattattgaaaaagtatGTGAATCTTAGtgatgtttatgtattatatgttacgtttactaattgtatatttaattgaaaaaatatatatatatatatataaattaaatgtatatatacattgtatatacctacatttttatttgttcgtCACATaacttatatatgttttaattaattttaattataaataagttctTTATCGTTCTTTTAGTGCGTAGAAAGATCAAATCTGTCAACTGAATATGTGGAAAAGTGTGTGACGTCAGGTGAAGGAACAATATTGCAGCTCGAATCCGAATACTACACTAGTTTAGTAAAGCCGAAGTTTGTTCCAACCGTGACAATTAATGGAGTAAGTAATGGTTATGATAcctaatatcaaataataatatataaaaataacacttatacATAATCcgttaagaaaattattatatttatataaaaggaaatattttaacattatgtaacaaatttcataaacagtaaatgtattttaacgtagatatatttatttatattaataaatacggaGGCCTGATGATAAGTACCTACTCACCGATGCCCATAGACATTCTCGCTGCAAGAAATAAATTGTGTTAGGAACTACCCCTGTCCCTTTCTGGACTGtcccttttttatagtataggttggcggacgagcatatgggtaagtggtcatcatcacccatagacaatgacgctgtagaaatattaactattccttccatcgtcaatgtgccaccaaccttgagaactaagacgctatgtcccttgtgcccgtagttacactggctcattgacccttcaaaccggaacactacaatagtgagtactgttatttggcggtagaataactgatgagtgggtggtaactacccagacgggcttgcacaaagccctaccacgaagtaTAGACCCTTGGACTTTTAGTTACACTATGTAGCTCATACTACttcaaaaccggaacacaacaataataggTATTGATTTTAAGCCAAGCCGGCgttgagatggaccagtggttagaacgcgtacatcttaaccgttgattgtgGGCTcttgtgcttattttgtgtttataattcatctcgtgctcgccggtgaaagaaaacacctGCATccgaatttcaacgaaattctgccacttttGAGtccacattggagcagtgtggtggagtatgctccaaaccttctcctcaatagaaagggaggccttagcacagcagtggaaaatttacaggctattgttgttgtcgTTTTCTACTTTTTAGTTATGTACGATTGTATGTTGTTAGATTGTTCGTAGCGATGATAACTAGATTAATGGGATATACCAGACATGGGCTATCGAAACACACTAAAACctcaatcaaaataataaataaacattttttacgtTCCAGGAATTCAACCAAGAGATTCAAGACTACGCTCAAGTAGACCTCATCGGCACCCTCTGCTCCCTACTCATTGATTCTCAACCATGCGCGCGATATTACAACTATATTGCTTTGAACAACCTCATGAATATAAGTCCTAGgaatacacattgaaataaattgcagatcataatataatttcgttaatttattaaagacgAATATTACAAGAATGTTTGTTTGTACGTAGGACGTAATCACCGGAACTAATGAtccaatacttaaaaaaatattgaaggctaaatatatttatatcatattatttttcttatcaatAAACTGCAACCGCTCGAAACCGGGCGAGGTTTTGTTTTGTGAatcttttcaaaaaataaattgtatggaaTGACTTCTACATTATATTTAGACAAATTTTAGGATATAttgactatttataaaaaactactgctattgaaatattgaattaaattgaggaacttaaataaaaatactcatttgttattttttttatttatttgaattaattacactggcaatatatataaaattatgtatagacTCAAGATGGCAAATTATCCATTATCCAATTGTAATAGTGAGCTATGTTAGTGTACACGCTGGGTACTCCCTCGCTTCCGCAGTTTTCTGAACCAAAAGACACTATGCCGACCTGAAATaagaaaagttcattactttatGATAAAGGCAGGCTGACGGGCAAATAGCCTGAAATAGGAATACCTGATGGAAGTGTTCACTACCCACAGACACTgatactataagaaatattaaccgttatAATATACATCTCCAATCCGCCACCAACTCTGGGAACTATATATGTTTTGTCCCGTGTACAGTACACTAGTTCACTGAACCTTTTCAACcggaaaacaattatattaagtattagtgTTTCGTAGTAGAATAtcgaatgggtggtacctacccagatgtgcttgcataaagccctaccaacaaacTAGAATGGTGAAAATTGTAAATcccttatataaaaaattcttATGTCTCTTTCCATAGTGTTGAATTTCTTCCATAAAATTACAAAgtatgcatatatattataatatttcattacgtgtataaaatattattctcctcaaaagggagaacAGGCCTTAATCAATCGGGATATAAAATGCTTATAAATACACTTACAGCTAGATGTAAAgttcgtattatatttatatgaatattttttaagaatatacaTACTTGAAAATGTTGACCATCTCTCTTGAGTAACAGGGGCGCTCCGCCGAACCCTGAACAAGCGTCTTTCCCTTCTTCTCCTCCCGCACACAGCTGGCCCTCGTGAATGGGGACCGATTCACCAAAAATACGCTCACACGTCTCTAAAGGTACGAGAGGTACATCCAATTGTTGTTGGCGCCCGATCTAAAACCGACAAAAATAcgattaataaatgttaacaaaCTGCATCTTTATAAAGGTAAAATTTTCTTTGTACTCAATCGATTGCTCTCCAAAtacctattataaaattgtcaCTATATTTATGTCATTAACTACTACTTAGAGGAAGAGGTACGGCCCACACGTAAACAAAAGACttcagtttatttaattataagacggcccagtggttagaacgcgcgcatcttaaccaatgattgcgggttttaacccaggcaagcaccactaggAAAGAAGCACActaaggaaaacatcttgaggaaacctgcatgtgtctaatttcatctaaattctgccacatgtgcattccaccaacccgcattggaacagcgtggtggaatatgttcgaaaccctcCATTcactagcagtgggaaatttacaggttgttactttatttatttttattactttttgcgtaatattttgtatatacccTGTATCTTTAGGCTAAGTAATTTTGCCAGTTCAATCTTTTTATTAGCGAGTATCttcatacatttaatattatttgcctTTCCTCAAGTATTATATACAGgcactaatataatatataattaaaatacataacacatattgatatttatcgtattatttagattgaataaaaatgaaactgttTGATCTtagattttaatacaaatacattatatatacttatagatAATAATGATCCACCGTTAagtgatgaaaataataattcgttaTATGACGTCAAATTATATAACATCAAATAgtacctatataaatatttttcaaatttcttatttcttataaattgatacctatataatataatgtatattactagtatagtacgacacaaattagatgtagcatcgaaaaatggaattgaatgaaaataaaaccgatcactgctgatttacacaaccaatagaaatagctccctatcgcgccattcgacgctattcgtcgctatagattcgcgcttcagacaaagcaagtgcatgtaaatcaacgcgtcaaattgacgaatatattaggttatatgatattacaagttattacgtttgtgcaaagatcatattcgcatgagaaataaatattgataatttgggatagcgtactcaattcggatgtgatcggttttacgaattttgccgatgcgacatctaagttgtgtcgtactatacataaataatcaaacCAAATCGTACCAAGTTGTTTTGTCCTGACAGTTTTCCCCAGCCGACCAGCGAAGCGCGTTCGTTGATCACTATTTCCGGCTTATCATTCAAACAGATCGGTGCGGCTGTCACTGAAATAAAAGCACAACAAATTAGTGTCAAGATTCGTTATCAGCTAACATAATAAGCTAACCTTGTACAAGGACAAACCTCAaatcaagcaccactatacttACACATACTATACAATGTCATATTCAATAATTTGCTTTAtgtgtatgttttaatatagtatacatttataaaatcataaatgcaATAAGTGTGATACGATGCGAATCGAAAACGATCTTCATATCTACAAACCCTGGTCTAATCGTACGTCCTATGATTGATCATATGAGttctttcaattattttacgTAGATGATGTTGCTGATGTAGTTTAAAATTTCTGGGACTAATAGATAAAATCGCAACAAGTGTGAACagcattattttaatagaatgtttttttttaatttattttatgtgtgtgtaatattgacagcatattatatttatggagCACACTTGTATGCACAAGCGATCCCAAGTCATCctaacatattttgttattgtgtttGGGTAGTGGGACACTCAGGCAGGAGTACTATATTCTCACCATCCCACTTAGCAGTGAGTTAAATATGAGTTGAGAATGATTTTAGTGTATTGTCAAAGagaaactccaattttattttcatgttatttAGAGCTGTTTTAAGATCTAcggacttaaataattatagatccAAAAGTTCTATAAAAACTTACCAGAGTATTTGATCTCGTCCTTCAATATTATCATTGCGATATCATGTCTGAATATCTTTTGCTCATATCCAGGATGCACAGAGACACTCTCCACCTTAATCGCCTGAGTTGCTGGGGCGCAGAAGTATTCGTTACAATCAGGACTTCGGCTTATATCCCATTCGCCAATGACAACAGTTGACCTTTcgacaattaaaataatgaaataaagaaaCAGTCTAGTGTTCTAATTGTTGATTATACTTGAAGTGTAATGTTCTTACAGCTTATATCCTTCTGGTTTGGCTAAAGCGCAATGCGCAGCAGTTAGGACAACGCGTTTAGCTATAATAGAACCGCTGCAAGCAAATCGTACGTTTCCAGTGTCTTTATctgaaaattgatttaaaaaatatattttcataattattacataataaaatgatcTCCCCGTGTcctataaatagtaatttataaattgtcgattacttttttataaaaaaaaacgttacgatacataacaaaaaaacttgtaaaataatgtaatatttaagagGTAATTAGTTAAACTTACTAAGATGTATTAATGTAAGATTTTGATACTGTGGTCAGTCTCAACAGCGATTAACTAATCATGCAAAATATATGCTCGAGTGCAATCTCTATTCCCTCACTATTGTAATCTGTTGAGACGGAAATCCAACACAACTAAACACATATCGGTGCTTTCCGCGTAAACATTACCAACCAAACTTCTGGCTGCTCTGATTATCTTTACAAAAACCTAATAGATTTTGTTCAGCAATAATTTAGCCAGCACTTCGATCTTTGCAGCAGTTACTCACTTGTAAATCCAATTCTTGCAACCCAAGGATGAGCACCGATTCCACTCTCGACACCGTTCACCATACTCTTGCCGCATTCGCGCGTGCCCGGCGCGTACACATGGGCGCAGTCACAAGACGGACAACACACGTAATCTTCATTGTTCATATTACCGCAGGTCAAAGAATTGAGTCGATGAAAGTACcttcaacaaaaacaacagtctgtaaatttcccactgctgggctaaagtctccTCTTCCttatgagaaggtttggaacatattaaactttgctgttctaatgcgggttggtgaaatgcacatgtggcagaatttctgtgaaattagacacatgcaggtttcctcacgatattttccttcaccgccgagtacaagAAGACTTTtacacat from Vanessa cardui chromosome 15, ilVanCard2.1, whole genome shotgun sequence carries:
- the LOC124535863 gene encoding CLIP domain-containing serine protease 14D-like — encoded protein: MTVRLVLFFVFIFKLTVNAQFGSVSLSIDMNPRAENTLSHSRCPVNMSCVPISACPLLEDLLDFSCFSSDRYFHRLNSLTCGNMNNEDYVCCPSCDCAHVYAPGTRECGKSMVNGVESGIGAHPWVARIGFTNKDTGNVRFACSGSIIAKRVVLTAAHCALAKPEGYKLSTVVIGEWDISRSPDCNEYFCAPATQAIKVESVSVHPGYEQKIFRHDIAMIILKDEIKYSVTAAPICLNDKPEIVINERASLVGWGKLSGQNNLIGRQQQLDVPLVPLETCERIFGESVPIHEGQLCAGGEEGKDACSGFGGAPLLLKRDGQHFQVGIVSFGSENCGSEGVPSVYTNIAHYYNWIMDNLPS